Genomic DNA from Candidatus Binatia bacterium:
GAAGTTTCCGCAGGGCGACACCCAATCCGACGAGCACAGCCTCTTGATGTACGATCGCCCCGGCGATCGGCCGGGAACGTGCGTCTTCCAAATCGGCTACGCCGCGAGCCGGTTCTCGCAGATCGTCAAAACCGACCCGATCGTCCAGCCCTGCGACGGAAAGCGGCAGGCGCGTTTTCATATCGCCGGAAAGGACGTCGCGTTCGTCGCGCACCTCGTCCACGAGAACTACAAAGGAACGCCCGTGACGATATTAGAGATCGGCGACCACCAAGCTCCCGAGTCCCTCCACCTCGTCTACTAGGCGCCGGCGCGCTACGTCTTCGTCGCCGTGTACTTGAAGCGCACGGCCGGCCCGTGACGCTTCGAGACGTTCGCCTTTCCTTTGATGGTCTTGCCGGCGAGGGTCGCGGTGGCCTTGGCGTTGCGCCCGGGCGCGCCCTCGATCACGAAGTGCAGGATCGTTCGCCCGTGCTGCTCGACTACCACGCCTTTTTCGATCGGGAACTGATCCTGCACGCTCTTGAGGATGATATCGAAGATTCCGGTGAACTTCGCCCCACTCTGATCGATCGTGATCTTCAGTTTCTCTTTGATCGATCTCCCCTGCGACGTCTCGACCACGCTGCCGTCGTAGACGCCGCCGATCTTGGGAACCGTCCCCTCGCGCACCGACGGCGCGACGCCGATTCCGATCGGCGCGCTCGGAACGAGCGGAGCCGAGCGCGAGCTGCACGCGGCGAGCACGAGCGAGAGCAATCCGATCGAGATAATGCGAGTATGATTGCGATGCACGATAACCTCCAGCATTGGTACTAGGAACCTGTGTCCTTGCGCGCGGTAACGCGTCCGGCGCGCACCGCCTCGACGAGCGCGTCGTAGTCGCGATCGTTCTGCGCCGCGTACGACTCTGCAAACTCGAGCATCGCATCGTCGAATGCCGACGAGCGCCCGAGATAACCCGCGATCGTCGCCGCGCAGCCGCTCGCCTTCGCGTGCGCCCGCGCGAGCGCCCAGCCGCAGAACTGGGCGTAATCCTGCAACGCCTGCGCCGACATGTCGTCAATATCGGCCGAGGTTTTCATGTCGCGCAGCTGCCGAATGTAGTAGTCGTGCCCGTCGTTCGCGCGGCCGTAGCCGAGGAAGAGGTCGCTGGCGCTCTGCAGCGCGCGCTGACCGGTGACGACGCGGTCGCCTTCGTTCTTCCATTCCGGCGCGTCTGCGTACGTTTGGAAGACCGAAGCGCGCGCCTCTTTCATCTGTAAGACGATCGCGTCGTTCTCTCCAGCCTGGAAGAGCGCGACGAGGCAGCGCGTTCCGACGCTCCCGACGCCGACGACCTTATATGCGGCATCTTGCAGCGCGAAGCGGTCGAAGAGGCGCTTGCGATCGTCGTGGAGCGTCGTGCGATATGCGGCAAACGTCGTGCTGACCATCCCCAGGAACCCGGCCGTCTCTTTCGGATGGTAGAGCAGGGGCGGGTCGTCAACGATCCGGAGGTCGCCGCCGACGTCTTCCGCCATGCGCGGGAAGGCGTGAGCGCGCGACTCGGATTTCGCTTTCTTTATCGAGGCCGCATACTCGCGCCGTTCCTGCGCCGAACCGACGATCTCGGCGAGCTTCGCCTCGTCGAGACGCGCGTACCAGACTTCGAGCACCGGCATCGTCGCAAAGGCACGAATGCGCTCGCGGTACCCGCACGCGCATTCGAGCGTCGCGGCGCGCACGTCCGAGGGCTCGAGGCCGAGGTGGCGGCCGGCGATGACGACGCTCGTGACGAGACGCTTGACGTCCCACTCCCACGCGCCGAGCGTCGTCTCGTCGAAATCGTTGACGTCGAAGACGAAGCGGCTCTCGGGCGTCCCGAAGCCGCCGAAGTTTAAGAGGTGCGCGTCGCCGCAGATCTGCGCGCGAATGCCGGAGACCCGCGCGGCGGCGAGATCGCTTGCCATAATGGCGGCGGCGCCGCGATAGAACGTAAACGGGCTCTCGATCATGCGGCCGTATCGGATCGGCAACAGGTCCGCCAGCCTGCCGGCGTCGCTGCGCTGCAGCACCTCGACCGGGTCGGGACGCCCCGGCCACGGTCGCCACTCCCCTTGGTCCTGCCGCGTCAGCCGGGACCGCAAGGCCTTCCCGGCCTTAGCGGCCTCTTCGGTCGATCGTCCCGGCGGCTTCGCCCAGTCAACCATGGCCGGCGCCCTTAGCCGGCTCCGACAATTATCTGCATCGTCCCAGCGTCTCCGCTGCCCCCGCGGTCGAGTCCTTCGGGCCTCGAAATTCGCGGATTATTCACAGGCCCTGGATACCTATTGGCAGCCAGGGTGGTAGGCTGCTCTCATTGAACCGCCACCCCAACGAATTCTCACGCATTTAGGAAGGAATGAAAACAGGATGAAGCGTCTCGTGACGTCACTACTCGGCGCGTGCGTGCTTGCGGCGACCTCGTTCGCCGTCGGCTCCGCGAGCCCGCCGAGCCTCACTGGAACTTGGAGCGTCGAACAGACCGGTGCCAACGGCAGCTCGACCTCGACCATCACGTTGAAGCAATCCGGAAACGCGATCGTCGGAACCAACTCGGCGAACGGGAACGGCTTCAATGGCACGTTCGTCAATGATACCCAGATCAACGGCAAGTGGCACGGCCCCGGCGGCGCCGGCTGGCTGACCGTGTACGTCAGCCCGAACGGTCACAGCTTCAACGGAACGTGGGGCTACAACGGGCGCGCCGCCAATGGCTCGTTCATCGGCAACAAGGTTCTGCCGCCCTCGCCGCTGTCGGCTGCCGGTACGTGGAACGTAGCCGGCGCAGGCGGACCGACGGCATTCGTCGGCAAGATGAAGTGCACGCAGTCGGGTCCGTCGGTGGTCTGCATCGCCGGCGGGGTGACCCTCAACGGAAAGCAGACTCCCAGCGATCCGCGCAAAGTCAGAGCGACGTTCAACATGGGCGGTCAGTCGGGTGTCTTCTCGTTCTGGTTCAACAACGACAACAACAGCTTCAACGGCGTGTGGTGGAAGGGCAACGGCACGGGAACGCCGACCGGCCGCGTCGTCGGGCAGCGCGCTCTCTAAGCGCAAGGCAGAAAGCGAATCGGGCGA
This window encodes:
- a CDS encoding DUF2252 domain-containing protein, with protein sequence MVDWAKPPGRSTEEAAKAGKALRSRLTRQDQGEWRPWPGRPDPVEVLQRSDAGRLADLLPIRYGRMIESPFTFYRGAAAIMASDLAAARVSGIRAQICGDAHLLNFGGFGTPESRFVFDVNDFDETTLGAWEWDVKRLVTSVVIAGRHLGLEPSDVRAATLECACGYRERIRAFATMPVLEVWYARLDEAKLAEIVGSAQERREYAASIKKAKSESRAHAFPRMAEDVGGDLRIVDDPPLLYHPKETAGFLGMVSTTFAAYRTTLHDDRKRLFDRFALQDAAYKVVGVGSVGTRCLVALFQAGENDAIVLQMKEARASVFQTYADAPEWKNEGDRVVTGQRALQSASDLFLGYGRANDGHDYYIRQLRDMKTSADIDDMSAQALQDYAQFCGWALARAHAKASGCAATIAGYLGRSSAFDDAMLEFAESYAAQNDRDYDALVEAVRAGRVTARKDTGS